A portion of the Segatella copri DSM 18205 genome contains these proteins:
- a CDS encoding type I restriction-modification system subunit M, translating into MAKNITTEQTLTKKVWNLATTLAGVGVGFTDYITQLTYLLFLKMDDENMELFGEDSSIPVGYRWKDLTGLDGYDLVKQYESTLKLLSQQDDLIGTIYTKAQNKIDKPVYLKKVITMIDEEQWLIMDGDVKGAIYESILEKNGQDKKSGAGQYFTPRPLIKAMVDCLQPQIGETVCDPACGTGGFLLAAYDYMKEQSQNRDKLDFLNNKALHGNDITPLVVTLASMNLYLHGIGTDHSPIVCEDSLEKEPSTLVDVILANPPFGTRPAGSVEINRPDFYVETKNNQLNFLQHMMLMLKTGGRAAVVLPDNVLFEGNAGETIRKKLLSDFNLHTILRLPTGIFYAQGVKANVLFFTKGQPTKNIWFYDYRTGVKHTLATNKLERHHLDDFVTCYHAEDINARKETYDADKNPSGRWRKYSIDEIMARDKTSLDITWIKQGNDTEDLPLSQLMSNIKEQSMNISKAVSELEKLLSGIKEV; encoded by the coding sequence ATGGCTAAAAATATAACAACTGAGCAAACGCTCACAAAAAAGGTATGGAATCTTGCTACGACATTAGCAGGAGTCGGAGTAGGATTTACAGATTACATCACACAACTCACCTATCTTCTTTTCTTAAAGATGGATGACGAGAATATGGAACTCTTTGGAGAGGATTCATCCATACCTGTTGGGTATAGATGGAAAGACTTGACAGGCTTGGATGGCTATGATCTCGTAAAGCAATATGAGAGTACACTCAAACTATTAAGTCAACAAGATGACCTCATCGGCACCATCTATACCAAAGCACAAAACAAGATTGACAAACCTGTCTATCTTAAGAAGGTAATCACTATGATAGATGAAGAGCAATGGCTCATCATGGATGGTGATGTAAAAGGTGCTATATATGAAAGCATCTTGGAGAAAAATGGTCAAGATAAAAAAAGTGGTGCTGGTCAGTACTTTACCCCACGTCCACTGATTAAAGCTATGGTTGACTGCTTGCAACCCCAAATTGGTGAGACTGTATGCGACCCCGCCTGTGGTACTGGTGGCTTCTTGCTTGCTGCCTACGATTACATGAAGGAACAAAGCCAGAATCGTGATAAATTGGACTTTTTGAACAACAAAGCGTTACATGGCAATGACATCACCCCACTTGTGGTTACACTTGCCTCCATGAACCTTTATCTTCATGGTATAGGCACAGACCACAGCCCTATCGTATGCGAGGACTCTTTGGAGAAAGAACCTTCCACCTTAGTGGATGTCATCCTTGCCAACCCTCCATTTGGCACACGCCCTGCCGGTTCTGTTGAAATCAATCGTCCAGACTTCTATGTTGAAACCAAGAACAACCAGCTCAACTTCCTTCAGCATATGATGCTGATGCTCAAAACTGGCGGACGTGCAGCAGTAGTCCTGCCAGACAATGTACTTTTTGAAGGCAACGCAGGAGAGACCATTCGCAAGAAACTCTTATCAGATTTCAATCTCCATACCATTCTCCGTTTACCTACAGGTATTTTCTATGCACAGGGAGTAAAGGCAAACGTACTATTCTTTACCAAGGGACAGCCAACTAAGAATATTTGGTTCTACGACTATCGCACTGGTGTAAAACACACCTTGGCTACGAACAAGTTAGAGCGTCACCACCTCGATGACTTTGTAACCTGCTATCATGCTGAGGACATCAATGCCCGCAAAGAGACATATGATGCAGACAAGAACCCATCTGGCAGATGGCGCAAGTATAGCATTGATGAAATCATGGCTCGTGACAAGACAAGTCTTGATATCACTTGGATAAAACAGGGTAATGATACTGAAGATTTACCATTGAGCCAATTGATGTCAAACATCAAGGAACAGAGCATGAATATCAGCAAGGCCGTAAGCGAGTTGGAGAAATTATTGAGTGGAATAAAGGAGGTATAA
- a CDS encoding type I restriction endonuclease subunit R, producing the protein MTPEEKARVKIDQWFADAGWKVVNRDEYEPTISAVAIREGLLKGNLEADYFLFINGKAVGVLEAKREEINISSNIVSEQAITYAKSVPDCYQAWQKPLPFLFKSNGKEIEFFDYRHRETSEWETISRILTPKEIVKMLGIDDPFAGLPTLNKKGLRECQYEAVTELEKSFRIGQNRALMVLATGAGKTYTACLTAYRMLSYTPMRRVLFLVDRNNLGKQAETEFGTFRLTETGDAFNTIYAVNRLKSAEVPTDSNVVICTIQRLFSLLKGEEITDTDDDDEDTADGEVTLPDNPNLPHDFFDLIIIDECHRSIYGNWRKVLEYFDTARLIGLTATPIPETMAFFNNNRVVNYTLEQSVIDGVNVDSRIYRIRTKVTEEGGAIMQGQKTKVETRYTGEVKTVSTKETKTYTKEELNRSIINPAQIKLILSTYRDAVYTEMFNDPQREPNMDYLPKTLIFALNENHATNIVQIAKEVFGRTDDRFVQKITYSAGDSNELIRQFRNDKDFRIAVTCTLVATGTDVKPLEVVMFMRDVASAPLYTQMKGRGVRTIGDEQLRNVTPNAISKDCFFLVDAVGVTEHEHIIPGQYEGPETETITLKELLERIAHGNLPDNYLKRLAATLSRLYNKADNAQRQEFVRIAHDDMLEIAQRIYNALDPEHQPQLPPYVDINEPNNERKGLVSPIANHANVRKYILILAAGFVNTLMPGEDTLISKGFSIEEAQSTTDAFEQYCCDHCDDIEALRILYNNEGEPITYSMLKDLENKLKMENNRFAQKLLWNSYAIVYGDKVRRTTRKEESEALTNIIQLVRFAYHQTEKLESAYPTARSMFNLWYGRKQMDITAKQKDLIGKIVEYIAANGACNVREIRKNDVTHAAQLIAAFGNMKKADEALDSVYKFIVLRTTA; encoded by the coding sequence ATGACGCCAGAAGAAAAAGCAAGAGTCAAAATAGACCAATGGTTTGCTGATGCAGGATGGAAGGTTGTCAATCGGGATGAATACGAGCCTACCATCTCAGCCGTAGCTATTCGTGAGGGATTGCTTAAAGGCAATCTTGAAGCAGATTATTTCCTGTTTATCAATGGGAAAGCTGTCGGTGTGCTCGAAGCTAAACGAGAGGAAATTAATATTTCTTCCAATATTGTGAGTGAACAGGCTATCACATATGCAAAGAGTGTACCTGACTGTTATCAAGCCTGGCAAAAACCTTTGCCTTTCCTTTTTAAATCAAATGGCAAGGAAATAGAGTTTTTTGATTATAGACATCGTGAAACTTCAGAATGGGAAACTATCAGCCGCATTCTTACTCCTAAGGAAATAGTAAAGATGTTAGGTATAGACGACCCTTTTGCCGGACTTCCTACATTGAATAAGAAAGGTCTGCGAGAATGCCAATATGAGGCAGTCACGGAATTGGAGAAGAGCTTCCGTATAGGGCAAAATCGTGCATTGATGGTTCTAGCTACTGGTGCCGGCAAAACATATACGGCATGTCTCACGGCCTATCGCATGCTTAGCTATACTCCTATGCGTCGTGTTCTGTTTCTTGTTGACCGCAATAACCTCGGAAAACAGGCAGAAACAGAGTTTGGCACATTCCGCCTTACGGAAACTGGTGATGCCTTCAATACTATCTATGCAGTCAACAGGTTGAAGTCGGCTGAAGTACCAACAGACAGCAATGTGGTTATCTGTACCATACAAAGATTATTCTCACTCTTAAAAGGAGAAGAGATTACGGATACAGATGATGACGATGAAGATACAGCTGATGGTGAAGTAACATTACCAGACAACCCAAACTTACCACACGATTTCTTCGACCTTATCATTATAGATGAGTGTCACCGTTCTATTTATGGCAACTGGCGCAAGGTGCTAGAATACTTTGATACAGCTCGCCTTATTGGTCTTACAGCGACACCAATTCCAGAAACGATGGCATTCTTCAACAACAACCGTGTTGTAAACTATACGCTTGAGCAGTCAGTCATAGATGGTGTCAACGTCGATAGCCGCATCTATCGAATCAGAACAAAGGTAACAGAAGAAGGTGGAGCTATCATGCAAGGTCAGAAAACCAAAGTTGAGACTCGATACACTGGTGAAGTTAAAACCGTAAGCACAAAGGAAACGAAGACTTATACGAAAGAAGAGTTAAATCGAAGCATCATCAACCCTGCCCAGATAAAACTTATTCTTTCCACTTATCGTGATGCTGTCTATACAGAAATGTTCAATGACCCTCAAAGAGAGCCAAACATGGACTATCTACCCAAGACCCTCATCTTTGCGCTCAACGAAAACCATGCAACAAATATCGTTCAAATTGCTAAAGAAGTTTTTGGACGCACGGATGACCGCTTTGTTCAGAAGATAACCTATTCAGCAGGAGATAGCAATGAACTGATACGCCAGTTTCGTAACGACAAGGACTTTCGCATTGCCGTAACCTGTACTCTTGTGGCAACAGGAACAGATGTAAAGCCTCTGGAAGTCGTGATGTTTATGCGTGATGTGGCTTCAGCTCCCCTCTATACACAGATGAAAGGGCGTGGAGTCCGGACAATAGGTGATGAACAGCTGCGCAACGTGACACCTAATGCAATAAGCAAAGACTGTTTCTTCCTTGTTGATGCAGTAGGAGTAACCGAACATGAGCATATCATACCAGGTCAGTATGAAGGTCCAGAGACAGAGACCATCACATTAAAAGAACTATTGGAACGTATCGCTCATGGAAATCTGCCAGACAATTACCTCAAGCGGCTTGCTGCCACATTATCCAGACTTTACAATAAGGCAGATAATGCACAGCGACAGGAATTTGTCCGCATCGCTCATGATGACATGCTGGAAATTGCTCAACGCATCTATAATGCTCTCGATCCTGAGCACCAGCCACAATTGCCACCATACGTAGATATCAATGAACCTAACAATGAACGTAAGGGTTTGGTATCTCCGATAGCTAATCATGCCAATGTCCGTAAGTACATACTGATTCTTGCAGCTGGTTTTGTCAACACACTGATGCCTGGAGAAGATACGCTCATATCCAAAGGTTTCTCTATAGAAGAGGCTCAAAGTACCACAGATGCATTTGAACAATATTGCTGCGACCACTGTGATGACATAGAAGCTTTACGCATTCTATATAATAACGAGGGCGAACCTATCACCTATTCCATGCTGAAAGACTTGGAAAACAAGTTGAAGATGGAGAACAACCGCTTTGCACAAAAGCTCTTATGGAATTCATACGCCATCGTATATGGTGATAAAGTACGCCGCACGACCAGGAAGGAAGAATCGGAGGCTCTTACCAACATCATCCAACTGGTACGCTTCGCTTACCATCAGACCGAAAAACTGGAAAGTGCCTATCCTACGGCTCGAAGTATGTTTAATCTTTGGTATGGTCGAAAACAGATGGATATAACAGCGAAGCAGAAAGATTTGATAGGCAAGATAGTGGAATACATCGCAGCCAATGGAGCCTGCAACGTGCGAGAGATAAGGAAGAACGATGTCACCCATGCAGCCCAATTGATTGCAGCTTTCGGAAACATGAAGAAAGCTGACGAGGCTTTGGATTCCGTATATAAATTTATAGTATTAAGAACAACTGCATAG
- a CDS encoding DUF6078 family protein has translation MTQADLVRLYFNKESAYNSWDYCFNQQCPLAQECAHYLSVTYKKPEQTKGYAIYPDAYHDNKCEHFLQLQMMKMAYGFMNILEELKRKDEASFRVHMTSYFGSKTSYYRYKLGQTGLVPEQQQYVLKWCQQHGYTNMRFDRYAEEVNY, from the coding sequence ATGACACAAGCAGATTTAGTCAGACTCTACTTCAACAAAGAAAGTGCTTACAACTCATGGGACTATTGCTTCAACCAGCAATGTCCACTGGCTCAGGAATGTGCACACTATCTGTCCGTAACCTACAAGAAACCGGAACAGACCAAAGGCTACGCCATCTATCCCGATGCCTACCACGACAACAAGTGCGAACATTTCCTGCAGCTGCAGATGATGAAAATGGCATACGGCTTTATGAATATTCTTGAAGAATTGAAGCGCAAAGACGAAGCCAGTTTCAGAGTACACATGACTTCCTATTTCGGAAGCAAGACTTCATACTATCGCTATAAATTAGGACAGACAGGACTCGTACCTGAACAGCAGCAGTACGTGCTGAAATGGTGCCAGCAACATGGATACACCAACATGAGGTTCGACCGCTATGCAGAAGAGGTCAACTATTAA
- a CDS encoding VapE domain-containing protein, which translates to MKFTITRINKQNKLMVSSKTIERFLERIAKDDAKLSVTNFRMSVPLMEADYQYYKGIKEWQHVYPAAEFNKDESGNLVFQKSNGLVMLHFINLMSDQEKDAVKKTVSLLPMTFAAFEGADGRSLIVLVSICNEEGKIPTKEADADLLYQSAYEQVKTLYQSQVQVAIKPEKPSLSSNFMLTLDASPYYNSKAVAMRISQNMKKVASAPKNVEDLKTYDDYEFLYRKAAEETKEEMKKANISWQNDEDRFLAGFSAIAIKLCNMGLSEEEAFIHIRRNNWGHVTEEKLRQIVGTAYDTHSKDRKTEKSASGRKGRAEILQMIRYLESRYQFRYNTVMKYTEYRPNNSWVGDFRPVDARVQKSMTLDVQIADIHVSIKDVRNFLESDRIRNYSPIESYLYDCLGKWDGKDRIRALARTVPTNNPHWEDWFYTWFLGMVDQWRGMYRRQYGNSTMPLLISKQGYNKSTFCRRLIPTELSWGFSDNMILSEKRQVLQAMSQFLLINLDEFNQISPQVQQGFLKNLLQLPTVKIKPPYGSHVQEFPRLASFIATSNMTDILSDPSGNRRFLGVELTGPIDVSGRLNYEQLYAQAMQALEHGEKSYFDAKETAIIMQHNRQFEQISPIKQCFLQVFEPASTPENGEYLMAAAIFDILKQKFGSSLQISSIQKLGRELQNIEGLKNRRTRFGTEYLVVRK; encoded by the coding sequence ATGAAGTTTACTATTACAAGAATCAACAAACAGAACAAGTTGATGGTCAGTTCGAAAACCATAGAACGGTTTCTGGAGCGCATCGCTAAAGATGATGCCAAGCTGAGTGTCACCAATTTCAGAATGAGTGTGCCGCTCATGGAAGCCGACTACCAGTACTACAAAGGCATCAAGGAATGGCAGCACGTTTATCCAGCCGCAGAATTCAACAAGGATGAAAGCGGCAATCTCGTCTTCCAGAAATCAAACGGACTGGTGATGCTCCACTTCATCAACCTCATGTCGGACCAGGAAAAAGATGCCGTCAAGAAGACGGTCAGTCTGCTGCCGATGACCTTCGCTGCCTTCGAAGGAGCCGACGGCAGAAGCCTCATCGTGCTCGTAAGCATCTGCAACGAAGAAGGAAAAATCCCGACAAAAGAAGCCGATGCCGACTTACTCTACCAGTCTGCCTACGAACAGGTAAAAACGCTCTACCAGTCGCAGGTACAAGTAGCCATCAAACCCGAAAAGCCATCATTGTCATCCAACTTCATGCTTACGCTGGATGCCTCTCCTTATTATAACAGCAAGGCAGTGGCGATGCGCATCTCCCAAAATATGAAGAAGGTAGCCTCAGCCCCTAAGAATGTAGAGGATCTGAAGACATACGATGACTATGAATTCCTCTACCGCAAGGCAGCAGAAGAGACGAAGGAAGAGATGAAAAAAGCCAACATCTCATGGCAGAACGATGAAGACCGGTTCCTTGCCGGTTTCTCAGCCATCGCCATCAAGCTCTGCAACATGGGCCTCAGCGAAGAAGAAGCTTTCATCCATATCCGCCGCAACAACTGGGGACATGTGACAGAAGAGAAACTCCGCCAGATAGTGGGCACCGCTTACGATACCCATTCCAAAGACAGGAAGACGGAGAAATCTGCCTCAGGCAGAAAAGGTCGTGCCGAAATTCTGCAGATGATCAGATACCTGGAGAGCCGGTACCAGTTCCGTTACAATACCGTGATGAAATATACCGAATACCGCCCGAACAATTCATGGGTTGGCGATTTCAGACCGGTGGATGCCCGTGTGCAGAAAAGCATGACGCTGGATGTTCAGATAGCCGACATCCACGTAAGCATCAAGGATGTAAGGAATTTTCTAGAATCAGACCGCATCAGAAACTACAGTCCAATAGAGTCCTATCTCTATGACTGTCTGGGGAAATGGGACGGCAAGGACCGCATCCGTGCCCTGGCACGAACCGTACCCACCAACAATCCTCATTGGGAAGACTGGTTTTACACCTGGTTTCTGGGAATGGTTGACCAGTGGCGCGGCATGTATCGCCGTCAATATGGCAACAGTACCATGCCGCTGCTCATTTCCAAGCAAGGTTACAACAAGAGCACCTTCTGCCGCCGTCTCATCCCTACCGAATTATCGTGGGGCTTCAGCGACAACATGATTCTCTCAGAAAAGCGTCAGGTATTGCAGGCGATGTCACAATTTCTGCTCATCAATCTCGATGAGTTCAATCAGATTTCACCACAGGTGCAGCAGGGATTTCTGAAGAATCTGCTGCAGTTGCCTACGGTGAAAATCAAGCCGCCATACGGAAGTCATGTACAGGAATTCCCTCGTCTAGCCTCCTTCATCGCCACGAGCAACATGACCGACATTCTTTCCGACCCATCCGGCAACCGCCGTTTCCTGGGAGTAGAACTGACGGGACCTATCGATGTGAGTGGCAGACTGAACTATGAGCAGCTTTATGCGCAGGCGATGCAAGCTCTGGAGCATGGCGAAAAATCCTATTTCGACGCCAAGGAAACCGCAATCATCATGCAACATAACAGACAATTTGAGCAGATTTCCCCTATCAAGCAATGTTTTCTGCAGGTTTTTGAGCCTGCAAGTACCCCGGAAAATGGCGAATATCTGATGGCAGCCGCCATTTTCGACATTTTAAAGCAGAAATTCGGCTCTTCTCTCCAGATTTCGAGTATACAGAAATTGGGCAGAGAGCTTCAGAATATAGAAGGTTTGAAGAACCGAAGAACAAGATTTGGTACTGAGTATCTGGTAGTTAGGAAATAA
- a CDS encoding DUF3791 domain-containing protein translates to MLDFLLWNKIARIIKQLADTLHISTDRALQIFYDSDVCRMLHDKELGLHLMSDTYIVNDLIEELRNKQ, encoded by the coding sequence ATGTTGGATTTCTTATTATGGAATAAAATCGCTCGTATCATAAAGCAACTAGCTGATACGTTACATATATCAACCGACAGGGCTTTACAGATATTCTATGACTCTGACGTTTGCCGTATGTTACATGACAAAGAACTTGGCTTGCATCTAATGAGTGATACATATATTGTAAATGACTTGATAGAAGAACTAAGGAATAAGCAATAG
- a CDS encoding DUF3791 domain-containing protein, producing the protein MEDRELLLKSDPEFDRLAFTVLAIEASAQKMGISPSEMRKRLDKVGLIKSLIQDCYDTLHTESREAVANDVVEALKNWERKE; encoded by the coding sequence ATGGAAGATAGAGAACTGTTGCTGAAAAGTGACCCAGAGTTTGACCGCCTCGCCTTTACGGTGTTGGCTATCGAGGCTTCGGCACAAAAAATGGGTATATCGCCGTCTGAAATGAGAAAGCGATTGGATAAGGTGGGGCTAATCAAGAGTCTCATCCAAGATTGCTATGACACTCTACATACTGAGAGCCGGGAAGCTGTAGCGAATGATGTGGTCGAAGCTCTTAAAAATTGGGAAAGAAAAGAATAA
- a CDS encoding transposase, giving the protein MKYIKGEDRRQYVLFPACLDEYIEQDNPVRYIDAFVDSQDLEELGFNHTKREAPGNGGRPSYDPSDILKLLIYGYFNSIRSSRKLAKACVVNIEVMWLLSKVTPDFRTVSDFRKDNLKPIKKVFKSLNKQLDSFGLFSHSYLSIDGSKFKAVNSKDNNFTLNKLDDRIARLEAHERQYLEDLEKNDFDDERKFGRDETELNLEVVQKRQADYKEYRNQLEESGEKQLSLTDPDSKLMKFNDGFNVGYNVQTAVEADSHLIATYNVTTNPTDHGEITETLTEAKNDLEHEIVEVVADKGYQDPKDMANALAAGIIPNVIQRDGDDVAEVEFEYVEATVTDDMLNSKKPENLETCLKAGKIPTAYAGILDSPQIGVRKSYECTASSNIKEMSDEELKQLALQGYFVRDAAKNLVYCPQGSILRQKSLKKDGRIRYCNKLACKKCSHKCTKAAFKEADFNKDTLVMKAQNYKVDSSNHQEDQEPPKTKMKREVKEHKIVTYKLHLDKKKMAQRMCLSEHPFGTMKRTLGAYYFLLKTKVKVEAEMALICLSYNMRRAISMLGVPQLIAKMA; this is encoded by the coding sequence ATGAAGTACATTAAAGGTGAAGATAGAAGACAATACGTATTGTTTCCGGCTTGTCTGGACGAGTACATCGAGCAGGATAATCCCGTTCGCTACATTGATGCGTTTGTAGATAGCCAGGATTTAGAAGAACTCGGCTTCAATCATACTAAACGTGAGGCTCCTGGAAATGGTGGACGACCTTCATATGACCCTTCAGACATATTGAAACTACTCATTTATGGTTATTTCAATTCTATCCGTTCTTCTCGAAAGTTGGCCAAAGCGTGCGTTGTCAATATCGAGGTTATGTGGCTTTTAAGCAAGGTAACCCCTGACTTTCGTACAGTTTCTGATTTCCGAAAGGATAATTTGAAGCCTATCAAGAAAGTTTTTAAATCATTGAATAAGCAGTTGGATTCCTTTGGACTCTTCAGCCATTCTTACTTATCTATTGATGGTAGTAAGTTCAAGGCTGTAAATTCAAAGGATAACAACTTTACTCTCAATAAGCTTGATGATCGTATTGCCCGTCTTGAAGCGCATGAGCGTCAGTACTTGGAGGATTTGGAAAAGAACGACTTCGATGATGAACGTAAGTTTGGCAGGGATGAAACCGAGCTTAATCTGGAGGTGGTTCAGAAGCGTCAGGCGGATTACAAAGAATATCGTAATCAACTGGAGGAAAGTGGAGAGAAACAACTTTCACTCACAGATCCTGATTCTAAGTTGATGAAGTTCAATGACGGTTTTAACGTTGGCTATAATGTACAGACAGCCGTCGAGGCAGACAGTCATCTGATAGCCACCTACAATGTTACCACCAATCCTACTGATCATGGCGAAATTACGGAAACACTGACTGAGGCCAAGAATGATTTGGAACATGAAATAGTAGAAGTTGTTGCCGACAAGGGTTATCAGGATCCAAAAGACATGGCAAACGCTTTGGCTGCAGGAATCATCCCTAATGTAATACAGCGAGATGGCGATGATGTTGCTGAAGTAGAGTTTGAATATGTAGAAGCTACCGTAACAGATGATATGCTAAACAGCAAAAAGCCCGAGAATCTCGAAACTTGCCTTAAGGCTGGCAAAATACCGACTGCCTATGCAGGCATCCTTGACTCTCCCCAAATTGGTGTTCGTAAATCCTACGAATGTACGGCATCAAGTAATATAAAGGAAATGTCTGATGAGGAACTCAAACAGCTTGCGCTGCAAGGCTACTTTGTTAGAGATGCTGCTAAGAATTTAGTGTATTGTCCGCAGGGCTCTATATTACGTCAGAAGTCCTTAAAGAAGGATGGTCGTATCCGTTATTGCAATAAGTTGGCTTGCAAAAAATGCTCGCATAAGTGTACTAAAGCAGCATTTAAAGAAGCAGACTTCAACAAGGATACTCTCGTGATGAAAGCTCAGAATTACAAGGTAGACTCCAGTAATCATCAGGAAGACCAGGAACCTCCTAAGACTAAGATGAAACGAGAAGTTAAAGAACACAAGATTGTGACATACAAACTTCATTTAGACAAGAAGAAGATGGCGCAAAGAATGTGTCTCTCAGAACATCCTTTTGGAACGATGAAGAGAACCTTAGGGGCGTATTATTTTTTATTGAAAACGAAGGTTAAGGTGGAGGCCGAAATGGCCCTCATCTGCCTCTCCTATAACATGCGTAGAGCCATCTCTATGCTTGGCGTTCCACAATTGATCGCAAAGATGGCATAA
- a CDS encoding RloB family protein, whose product MPYKRRSYYRHEEAKARDYSLFVIACKGTKTEPSYFAPFDNFERIRVRILEHEQTESAPSHVLASAKKYMTEEGLNAEDGDTLWCVIDVDKWPIDMIKELGSFCINTPGCHIAISNPFFEVWLLYHKLTDLKDIRCRGIFVSSTPCFPIKGKKCVNTTRNIMGVTLVTMPSWLSFFSSLGFFGFCASIAVLIENH is encoded by the coding sequence ATGCCATATAAAAGACGTAGCTACTATAGACATGAGGAAGCCAAGGCAAGAGACTATAGTCTTTTTGTTATCGCATGTAAGGGTACAAAGACAGAACCAAGTTATTTTGCACCGTTCGATAACTTCGAACGTATCAGGGTTAGGATCTTGGAGCATGAGCAAACAGAGTCTGCCCCTTCACATGTATTGGCATCAGCTAAAAAGTATATGACAGAAGAGGGACTAAATGCAGAAGATGGAGACACTCTTTGGTGCGTTATAGACGTGGACAAATGGCCAATTGATATGATAAAAGAATTGGGTAGTTTTTGCATAAATACCCCAGGATGTCATATAGCCATCAGTAATCCATTTTTTGAGGTATGGCTTCTATACCACAAACTTACAGATTTGAAAGATATCAGATGCAGGGGCATATTCGTGAGTTCAACTCCATGTTTTCCGATAAAAGGAAAAAAGTGCGTGAACACTACAAGGAATATAATGGGGGTTACCTTGGTCACTATGCCAAGTTGGTTATCGTTTTTCTCCAGCCTCGGCTTCTTCGGTTTTTGTGCCTCTATTGCCGTGCTGATAGAGAATCACTAA
- a CDS encoding DNA-methyltransferase, translated as MTPYFNDNNSFILYHGDSNIILDQLEEKVDMIFADPPYFLSNSKKTIQFGKTKVCDKGDWDKVRSWEEINSFNRIWIEKCRKLLKENGTIWVCGTYHNIFSVEQCLIEFGFKILNIIVWQKLDPPPTPYGGRLNFSAEYIVWARKNTNVPHCFHYDLLKQMNGGKEMPDVWKFARPGFWERKCGKHPTQKPLRLLYRIVQTCTEKEGIILDPFCGSCTTGIAANLLSRKFIGIDMERNYLDYGIRRKSEIKDPNIAEKYLQKISENPDEITVLVNHANKQLKLKMIDSGICYLPGGDSRGSLCVTSGFERMGYVLLHTNGKDCQLFKLNSKGTFQIWTKETLEEYGFHPTRAPYYMVLRFNPKPIKILQCPNLIMGKNTFKAKIMPLSLFIGIN; from the coding sequence ATGACACCATATTTTAACGATAACAATAGCTTTATACTCTATCATGGAGATAGCAATATCATACTTGATCAACTTGAAGAGAAGGTCGACATGATATTTGCTGATCCCCCATATTTTCTTTCAAACTCGAAAAAAACGATTCAGTTTGGAAAGACAAAGGTATGCGACAAAGGCGATTGGGATAAAGTGCGTTCCTGGGAAGAAATTAACAGTTTTAATCGAATTTGGATTGAAAAGTGTAGAAAATTGCTGAAGGAGAATGGCACTATTTGGGTATGTGGAACATATCATAACATTTTTTCTGTAGAACAATGTCTGATAGAATTTGGTTTTAAAATTTTAAATATAATTGTATGGCAAAAATTAGACCCGCCTCCAACGCCTTATGGTGGAAGACTTAACTTCTCTGCAGAATACATTGTATGGGCTAGGAAGAATACCAATGTACCACATTGTTTCCATTACGACCTTCTTAAACAGATGAATGGAGGGAAAGAGATGCCTGATGTATGGAAATTTGCCCGTCCAGGTTTTTGGGAAAGGAAATGTGGAAAACATCCGACACAGAAACCCCTCAGATTACTGTACAGAATTGTTCAAACTTGTACAGAAAAGGAAGGCATAATATTAGACCCATTTTGTGGAAGTTGTACTACTGGCATTGCTGCAAATTTACTTAGTCGTAAATTTATAGGCATAGATATGGAACGAAATTATCTAGACTACGGAATACGACGGAAATCGGAAATTAAAGATCCCAATATTGCAGAAAAATACCTGCAGAAAATATCTGAAAATCCTGATGAAATCACCGTACTGGTAAATCATGCCAATAAACAACTTAAACTCAAAATGATAGATTCTGGAATCTGTTATTTACCTGGCGGCGATTCCCGAGGGTCACTTTGTGTTACATCAGGATTCGAAAGAATGGGATATGTCTTGCTTCATACAAACGGAAAGGATTGTCAACTGTTTAAATTAAATTCAAAAGGAACATTCCAAATATGGACCAAGGAGACACTTGAAGAATATGGCTTTCATCCTACACGTGCCCCATATTACATGGTTCTGAGGTTTAATCCCAAGCCGATAAAAATCCTTCAATGCCCCAATCTCATAATGGGGAAAAACACTTTTAAGGCCAAAATTATGCCTCTAAGTTTATTCATTGGTATTAATTGA